The stretch of DNA AAATCAACTTTAATTTTTAATCGGTTAGGTTTTACCGTTTCAATTTTTAAGCCTTTATGGAAAGTAGCGCCACCAACAGAGATTTTAGCATTGTAGTTTCCTGTTTTATCTTCTGATGATGTTGGAACTGTGAATTTGAAAAAATTATCAATATGATTTGTACTAACTTCTTTAAAAACTAATTTTCCGTTGGGATCAGTAACTTCAAGCTTTACAGGATGCTGTTTGGGAAGGTTGTTAGCTGCATCATTTAGCATGAATGTTAAGTGTAACGTGTCACCAGGTCTCCAAACACCACGTTCTCCATAAATATAACCTTTGAGTCCACGTTGTAATCGATTTCCAGAAACATCAAACTTACTTAGTGATAAAGAATTACCGTCATGAAGTTTTATATAACTCACGTTGTTTCCTTTAGAAACAATAGCAAATGAAGCATGTTTTTCGGCATCAATAAGCGCTAAACCTTCCTTGTCTGTCACTGTTTCTTCCAATTTTTGTTGTTGGAAGTTATAAAGTGTTACTGTTGCATTTGCTTCTGGATTGGTATTTAAAATATTAGTAACTGCAAAGTAATACGAATTATTAGCACCTTGTTTCGCTATCACTCCAAGGTTTGAAGCGATTAAATTTTGAGATGCTATACGGCTTTCGTTGTAGTAGGCATTATGGCAAGGGTTTTCTCTTTCTCTCCAGTTATATGAATAGTTTCGGTAATTGTAATTTAGATTATTCCAATAGGCCTCTTCTCTTAAATCATCATCTTCGATAGCTTCGTTATTGTAATCGTCTTCATAGTATGCCTCATCATAATAATCATCACCATTTTCGATATTATTCACATTAACAACGGCATCACAATCATACAAAGAATAATTTTTATTGAAACTAACTTCTACACGATAGATAGCACCTGGATCTGTTTTAAAAAATTTTGATAAATCAATACTGTATGCTTTCCATTTTCCTGTATTTTCAGTTTCGGATACTAATGGAATGGTCTTTTTTGCAATACGACGCCCTACTTTTCTAATTTCATGAGTGTTGTTGCTGCTCATGTTATTGTCTTGTAAAAACTGAAGAATATTGTCTTCGAAAATTTTAATGACTCTAACATCAACGGCACTTAAATTAACCGCTTCAAAATTGAATTTTAATTCTTCAGAACTTGGCAAAATATTACCATTGCTGATTAAACGTACTTGGGGTTTTAATGCTTCAAAACCTATGGTTTCTGAAAAAGGGTGTTTTAGCTTATAGCCTTCAGAGTTTTTGATGCCTTGGAAAACGTCTACTTGAATATTGCCGACCAATTTAGTGCCAGGGTATACTTTTAATACATTACCATCAACTACATATTTTGGGCTTTTTACGTTTTGAAGCGTTACTAAACCATCAAAATTTTGTTGTTTTTTTAATGGGTCTGAAAAATTGATCAATAAGTGTTGTTCGGGTGATTGAATAACGTCTGTTTTGGTAATTGTAAAGTTATTCACTCCCGGAATAGTGACTTTGTTTTCTCCTTCGTTATCAGCATTAATCGGCTTCCCGTTCCACGAAACAAGAATATGACTATCATCCGTTAAACGATTAATACTATCTATTTTAAAATCGAAAACCTTGCTTTTTTCATGAGCTTCATTAAATACAATATTTAAGTTATTTCCATCTTGAGAGGCTTTTACTAATTGCTTGGCATGGTCTAGAGAAATAACATCAGCCGATTTAATAACACCTTCTAAATACTGCCATTTTTTACTATACGATTGAAGATTGTTAGTCACCATATTAAAGCTAGGCGTTATCGTTTTAAACTGAAATGTATAGGTGTCAAAATCTTTAGGAATATCTTTATAAATATCAGAAAGTTTAACAGTAACAGAATATTCCGTAGCTGGTTGCAGCGGTTCGTCTGGAGTAAATAATAAAGCGTGCTTATTGGCCACCATTAACTTTCCTTGTACATGTGGACTCACAGAAACAATACGATCTGTGATTTCCTGACCCATTTCCCATCCTTCAACATCTTCTGTTAAATTTATTTCAATAGGGCTGATCACTGATGTTAAACCAGATGACGTATAACTTATATAATCTTTGAATTTAAAAAGATTATCGGTTTCAACAACTTTCTTTTTACAAGATGTAGCTAACGTAATAAGTATTACAAAAGCTAATAGTTTTTTTAATAGCATAAGATAAATGGTTTAAGATGAAAATAAGCTTAAAAAGAAAGTGTAGGTTGTTTCTTGTTAAACTAATTACGTTCAAATTTTATTAATTAGATTTTGAGTTATTGTTAAATTGTTCTTAAAAATTTTGATCTTTATAAATATCAATCGATAGTTCGCCTTTGTCGTTCATGGTTGCTCTATACATACCTGCTATTAAATTCAGCAACCATGTTCCCATTTTTATCGATGGCAACAATACCTCTGGTACCTCCTAAATTTGTTAATTTATTTTGAATGACCTCTTTGGCAGCTTCTTGTAAAGACAGATCTTTATATTCCATAAGTGCAGAAATATCGTGAGCTACCATAGCACGTATAAAATACTCACCCCAACCTGTACTGGATACGGCACAGGTATTATTATTCGCGTAAGTTCCAGCTCCAATAATGGGCGAGTCTCCAATGCGACCCCAGTGTTTATTGGTCATACCTCCAGTTGAGGTACCAGCAGCCAAATTTCCATTTTTTAAGATGTTGTATCCAACTTTAATGGTTTCCTCTAATTTAGTTTTATAAGCTGCTTCTTTTTCCAGAGACATATTTTTTCTTAGAATAGTACCTGCACCTCCGTGAATTATTATTGAAAATTCTTGTTTTTCTTCGTGCTGTTGAACATTTCCAATAGGTAATTTCGGTTCGTTTTTACAAGAGGCAAATACTAATAAAATCAAAACTAAATAGGCTAGTTTTTTCATGATTAATAATGATGTTTTTAAGAGCAATAAAGTTAATGGTTTTATTATGAATTCATCTTGACTTTTATGATTTACTATAAAATCATCATTTTATTCCCATATTTTTGTTTATGAAACAAAAATAAATACATGGTTTTATTTTTAAACCCCCGTATTCCGTGAAATATGCTCTTAATAACGATGTTATAATGTGTCAAAAAGCTTCATCTAGAAACATTCTTAAACGATTCCAGCGTAAATTATAATTCAATAGCTAATACAAAGAATGGCAATTGATTTTAGTATAGATAAAGCACTTTAGAAAGTGTTTTAGGTGTTAAAAAGGAAGATCAAATATCTATTTTAGATTTTTGTTATATGTTAATGAGTCATAAGATTTAAAGTGGCCAAATGAACCATAAAGTTAAATAAAACGTATATTTAAAAACCCCAAATCACATAATTAATGAAAAACTTCTTATTAAGAACAGGACTAGTATTAGCATTTTTTTCTGTATTAACTTGTAACATAGCGTGTTCAAAAGATGATTCAGCTGCAGATATCGAAAAGGAAATGGCTGCTGATATAGCGACTAGTATACTACAGCTAGTAAATGAACATAGGTCTGGTATTGGAAAACAAATTTTAGAGACTAATACTTTAGCTGAAAACTTAGCTGAAGCGCACAATTTGCATATGATTAGTCAACAAAAAATAAGCCATGAAAATTTTGATTATCGAGCAGATAGATTGTTTGACGAGGAAAAAGCTAAAGGTGTGGGTGAAAATGTAGCAGCCAAACAAAAATCTGCGCAAGATGTTATGGCAGCTTGGTTAGATAGCAAAGGACACAGAAAGAATATAGAAGGCGATTTTACACATATTGGTATCAGTGCTATCAAAAATAAGGAAGGACATTATTATTACACGCAACTTTTTCTAAAAAAATGATTTTAAAATTTTGTAATTAATATGGGTAATGGATGGAAAGTCTTTGACTTAGAACTTATCTTATACTTATTTTATTTAAGTGAAAAGTCATGTTTTCCTGCCTGCTGGTAGCTACGATGTATCCATAAATCAATAAACATTAATAATTATATCATGTTCTTTTTGCCATTGCCGCAAAAGGAACCAAAAAAGTCTAGGCTTACTAAAATTATATTGAAAATGCTACGGAGGCCCCAGCCACAGATAAAAAGAACTCGCCTTATGTCCTTTGTTTATTCACCTGCTCTTTTGTATTTATCATAAAATCAGGACTATCAATAATCTAATACTTGGCTCAAACAGCTTTTTATCTCTAAGCCTTTGCACTGACTCCTTGATTTTCAATAGAATTCTAGATAGGCCGCTGTGCCAGCCTCCGTGGTCATTCTTTTTTAAGATGATCAAGTCTCTCTACCTGTTGTTGAGAAAAGACCATTGGGCTACCCCTGACCTTTCGGAAGAATAAAGAACAAAAGCTTCGGAGCACAGGAGCATTGATGTTGGCTATTGTGGTGGAGCGACGCGAAGTTTTGGGCTTGGTTCTTCTCTAGCGATAGCATGAGAAGAAATTCCTCTCGAAAGGGCGTCTTTTCTTTTGTTACTTTTCTTTGGACAGGCAAAGAAAAGTAAGTTAAAAAACTTTGATTTTATATACCGAAAAAAGATGTGGGTATACCGTAGCTGCAGGTAGGTATGTGTTTCCAGATGAAGACTTTTTGAGCATCACAGCATCGCTACGATGAAATAAAGGACAAAGTATAGAAATAAAATAGCGTGCTCTGTTGCAGCGCGGGATGATTTTGTAGCAAATCATAAAAAACAAGATAAGGTATTATATAGTTTTGGCGTTATACAAGTTTTTAAACCACTAATCTTTATAAATACCGATTGCTAATTCACCTTTGCCGTTCATGGTTGCTCTATACATGCCTGCGGTGTTAAATTCGGCAACCATGTTCCCATTTTTATCGATGGCAACAATCCCTCCGGTACCTCCTAAGTTTGATAGTTTATTTTGAATGACTTCTTTGGCGGCTTCTTGCAGAGATAGATTTTTATATGCCATGAGTGCAGAAATATCATAGGCTACCATAGCACGAATAAAGTACTCACCCCAACCTGTGCTGGATACAGCGCAGGTACTGTTATTGGCGTAAGTTCCCGCTCCAATAATAGGAGAGTCTCCAATGCGCCCCCAGCGTTTATTAGTCATGCCTCCTGTTGAAGTGCCAGCAGCTAAATTTCCATTTTTATCAAGAGCGGCACAACCAACGGTTCCAAATTTAGAGTCTTTTATATGGTCATCATAAAAGGCTACTTTATCATCATGGTCTAATTCGGATGTCTCAGTTTCTTTTATTTTTTCAAGCGACTTATGACGTCTTTCTGTATAAAAATAATCAGGTTCCACAATTTGTAAGCCCTGTTCTTTTGCAAAGGTATTAGCGCCATTTCCAGATAACATGACATGAGGAGAATGATCCATCACAGTTCTAGCTAAATTTATAGGGTTTTTTACGATGGTTGTTCCTGCTGATGCTCCTGCATTTAATGTTTTTCCATCCATAATGGAAGCGTCGTGTTCATTGGTTCCTGCATTTGTGAAAACAGCGCCTTTTCCGGCATTAAATAAGGGCGAATCTTCCATGACATTAATCGTTTTTTGTACGGCGTCCAGACTGGAACCTCCATTTTTTAGGATGTTATACCCAACTTTAATAGCCTCCTCTAAGGTTGCTTTATAGGCTGCTTCTTTTTCCGGAGACATATTTTTCTTTAAAATAGTACCTGCTCCTCCATGGATTATAATTGAAAAGGCATTCATGTTTCCTTCATTTAATGGGATGGTTTTATTCGCTTTTACCTCAATTTTGGACTTGTCTGGATAACTCTCTTGAGGATTAGAATCAATTAATTTACCTTTTTCTTTACAACTAAATAATAATAAGGTAATTACTAAAATATGGATAGATTTCTTCATGAAAATTAGAATTAATGAGCGCAATAAAGGTAATATTTTATCATTATTAAATTTATATTTAGAAGGCTTTTTATTGTTATATTCGCAGATAATCATATTATAAATAATAATTCAATAATTAATGCAAGCAATAGCAACAGATTTTGGTATAGATAAAGCACTTAAAATACTAGGTGTAGTAGATGTAAACGAAGGCACTTCAACAGGTTCAAATAGTTTTTCTAACGGAGATATTATAGCATCTTTTTCGCCGGTTGATGGTCAATTGATTGGTAAGGTAAAAACAACGACTCAAGAAGATTATGAAAAGGTCATGGATAGTGCGACAAGTGCTTTTAAAACCTGGAGAACCATGCCAGCTCCACAACGTGGTGAGATTGTACGTCAGTTTGGTGAAAAATTAAGAGAGAAAAAAGAAGCTTTAGGTAAATTAGTTTCCTATGAAATGGGTAAATCTTATCAGGAAGGATTAGGTGAAGTTCAGGAAATGATTGATATCTGTGATTTTGCAGTTGGCTTATCGCGTCAGCTTCACGGTTTAACCATGCATTCAGAGCGTCCGGGACATAGAATGTACGAGCAATACCATCCATTAGGTGTGGTTGGTATTATTTCCGCATTCAATTTTCCAGTAGCTGTTTGGGCATGGAATACAGCATTGGCTTGGATTTGTGGTGATGTTTGTGTTTGGAAGCCTTCTGAAAAAACACCTATGTGCGGTGTGGCTTGCCAGAATATTGCAGCTGAAGTTTTTAAAGAAAATAACTTACCGGAAGGTATTTGTAATTTAATTAATGGCGATTATAAAGTAGGTGAGTTTATGACGAAAGATGCTCGTATTCCATTAATTTCTGCAACGGGTTCTACCAGGATGGGTAAAATTGTAGCACAAGAAGTAGCTGCACGTTTAGGAAAAAGTTTATTGGAGCTGGGTGGTAATAACGCTATCATTGTAACACCGGATGCGGATATAAAAATGACTGTTATCGGAGCTGTTTTTGGAGCTGTAGGCACTGCAGGACAGCGTTGTACTTCAACACGTCGTTTAATCATTCATGATAGTATCTATGACCAAGTTAAAAATGCTGTTGTTGATGCGTATAAGCAATTACGTATTGGAAACCCTCTGGATGAAAATAATCATGTAGGTCCGTTAATTGATACGGATGCTGTAAGTATGTATGAAAGCGCATTAACTAAAGTTGTTGAAGAAGGCGGAAATATTGTTGTTGAAGGCGGTGTGCTTTCTGGTGAAGGTTATGAAAGTGGCTGCTATGTAAAACCAGCTATTGCTGAAGCGAAACCTAACTTTAAAATTGTACAACACGAAACTTTTGCGCCTGTTTTATATTTACTAAAATATTCTGGAGCTATTGAAAATGCTATTGATATTCAAAATGAAGTAGCTCAAGGATTAAGTTCTGCTATTATGACTAATAATCTAAGAGAAGCGGAGCGTTTCTTATCTGTTGCCGGTTCAGACTGTGGTATTGCTAATGTAAATATAGGGACTTCCGGAGCAGAAATTGGTGGCGCTTTTGGTGGAGAAAAAGAAACCGGAGGCGGACGTGAGTCTGGTTCTGATGCCTGGAAAGT from Flavivirga spongiicola encodes:
- a CDS encoding CAP domain-containing protein; translated protein: MKNFLLRTGLVLAFFSVLTCNIACSKDDSAADIEKEMAADIATSILQLVNEHRSGIGKQILETNTLAENLAEAHNLHMISQQKISHENFDYRADRLFDEEKAKGVGENVAAKQKSAQDVMAAWLDSKGHRKNIEGDFTHIGISAIKNKEGHYYYTQLFLKK
- a CDS encoding isoaspartyl peptidase/L-asparaginase family protein, encoding MKKSIHILVITLLLFSCKEKGKLIDSNPQESYPDKSKIEVKANKTIPLNEGNMNAFSIIIHGGAGTILKKNMSPEKEAAYKATLEEAIKVGYNILKNGGSSLDAVQKTINVMEDSPLFNAGKGAVFTNAGTNEHDASIMDGKTLNAGASAGTTIVKNPINLARTVMDHSPHVMLSGNGANTFAKEQGLQIVEPDYFYTERRHKSLEKIKETETSELDHDDKVAFYDDHIKDSKFGTVGCAALDKNGNLAAGTSTGGMTNKRWGRIGDSPIIGAGTYANNSTCAVSSTGWGEYFIRAMVAYDISALMAYKNLSLQEAAKEVIQNKLSNLGGTGGIVAIDKNGNMVAEFNTAGMYRATMNGKGELAIGIYKD
- the amaB gene encoding L-piperidine-6-carboxylate dehydrogenase → MQAIATDFGIDKALKILGVVDVNEGTSTGSNSFSNGDIIASFSPVDGQLIGKVKTTTQEDYEKVMDSATSAFKTWRTMPAPQRGEIVRQFGEKLREKKEALGKLVSYEMGKSYQEGLGEVQEMIDICDFAVGLSRQLHGLTMHSERPGHRMYEQYHPLGVVGIISAFNFPVAVWAWNTALAWICGDVCVWKPSEKTPMCGVACQNIAAEVFKENNLPEGICNLINGDYKVGEFMTKDARIPLISATGSTRMGKIVAQEVAARLGKSLLELGGNNAIIVTPDADIKMTVIGAVFGAVGTAGQRCTSTRRLIIHDSIYDQVKNAVVDAYKQLRIGNPLDENNHVGPLIDTDAVSMYESALTKVVEEGGNIVVEGGVLSGEGYESGCYVKPAIAEAKPNFKIVQHETFAPVLYLLKYSGAIENAIDIQNEVAQGLSSAIMTNNLREAERFLSVAGSDCGIANVNIGTSGAEIGGAFGGEKETGGGRESGSDAWKVYMRRQTNTINYTTELPLAQGIKFDL